CGGCGTAAAAAACGCAACATTTCTcgaaaaacgttttatttttgaaaaatttgaaaaccattaaccaaccgaccgccgccgcggcgaaggtacgcgattggACGCGCTAACGGGAAAGCGGGAACGGGCCGGGGCGCTGGGTAGACTGTAGAAACGGAGCGGTCAGACCACGGTCTAAGCATGATATAactaatttagttatattagtatttagtttattagttattgttcTATGGTTATATCATGGGTCATAGCAGATATTATTTCCCAAGACCGTGGTGGGTCGTGGGTGTGGGTCAGCCACACGATTATAAAGAACTGTAATCAGACAAGATATATCTTAATTCGCGGTCCGTGGTCAgacatataaatttatttatttatgtctaTGCTAGGGAGCGCCACAGGATAGATCAGTGCTACcacaaaataacttattatgttGTGTTACCGTGATAACATAATCATTTTAACAGTATTGATTAATGTTTACTGTTTACTTGACAGTTGACCCTAAGTTGTGgggattaaattattaaaaatatattaattattagtataatcatagaaaagatattaaataatataagttttatacatattttattcttttgccCAGCGATTTAATATTACCTCATTCATTTATTCACCATGGCAGATTTAGAAAGTAAATTGCTGGGCGAAAAACTGCATTACTACTGTAGTAGCAGTGACGAAGATGAGCCAATGCTTGACAGGGATCCTCCCAAACAGTCAAAGTCAGACTGGGACGGGACATCGTCAAACACTGGACCAAAAGGAGTACTTAATGATTGGGAACAATACAAACGACAGCAGTCTGCTCAGAGGATACAGCGTGAAAAAGATGTATTAAAGCAGATAAATGATATGGCTCTAACATGTAAGTCAGAAGCTGAAGAATTAGATGATCAATTTCTAGCTGAATACCGTAAAAAGCGGATGAAGGAAATGATGGCCAAGACTCAGGAAGCACCAGAATTTGGTAAAGTCTTTGATTTATTAACTGGAGACGACTTTTTAGTTGCAGTCGAGAATGAAAATCCCTATGTAACTGTTATTGTGCATGTTTATGAACACAATGTGCCAACATGTTCAATCATGAATTCATGTTTGAAAGTTCTATGCCGCgaatttcaaaaaacaaaattttgtaAGCTAATTGGTTCAAGTGCTGGTATGAGTTTAAACTTCAAAATGTGTGGTGTTCCAGCTTTACTTGCATATAGAGCGGGACAACTTGTTGGAAATTTTGTGCGAATTACAGACGAACTAGGAGATGACTTTTATGCCGGTGACGTAGAAAACTTCTTAATTGAACATGGTGTTCTTTCAGATAAATCGTGTATACCTTCTATAATAACCAAAGAAAATGACAACGatgatgatatttaaattaattttaatgtgtacaaaaatataatatacaaatttaatgtaagGAATTATTTCTTGTTGGTATGCTTAACATACTTATGCAAAGTTATCAAAGACTAAACGTTTTGGTTGTGTTCCTGAaacaaatcaaacattttaattttattattaattgtaaaattaaatatactcataattaatgaacatttaaatttgtaaaaatcatttgacattttagttaaaattataattgcctCCTTCTGAATAATCGGTGAATTTCCTTTTTTGTCCTTTAGCATCCTGATCCTGATCTTCTGGGTTACTATCTCTGATACAAGATGGTATTGGCAGTTGACTACCTAAAGAAGGTGGTGGCCGATTActgaaaatgtgtattataaaagATAAGTAAATGCGTAAGTTAATTAaacgattaaaaatatgtaagtttaatttttattcacctAAAGTATGGCATTTGTAATGCTTCAGAACATGTAGGTCTTGCCAATGGATTAATATTAAGCATACCACCAATTACATCTAGTAATTCATTTGGAGCTGCTGTGAATATTTCTCTTAAAGGAATTGCTGGAAATTTTTTGAATACCACATAATCAGATAATTTAGCAACACCCTGAAAATAgatatgaacaaataaaattacatttggtCATTAATAGAATATgccaagtataatatagtataatattcaagcatataattgtacataaaaatcatttaagattGTTACCGGCCAAGTCTCTTCATTTGGTGATCCtagggtagtaaatattttggttaACTGGTCTAAATCGGATTCACCAGGTAAAAATGGAACTCTAAGTAAAAGTTCTGCTACTATACAGCCAGTTGCCCAAATGTCAACAGCAGGTCCATATGCTCGTGCACCAAATAGCAGTTCTGGTGCTCGATAAAATCTAGTGACTACCCGATGTGTGTGCAAGCGATCCGGTGATCCAAATCTTTTAGCTAAACCAAAATCagctatttttaatataccttttttattCACTAATAAGTTGTTTGGTTTTAAATCCTGTAATAAATCAGTATCAtggtttaaatgttatatatatttgatgatttaaaaGCAATTCTTACTCTATGCAAAATCCAATTCATATGTAAATATTCCAATCCTTTGAGTGTCATTATTGTATACGCTTTAATGTGGGACTGAGTGAATACTATTGATGAGTCTTTAATAATGACTTCAAGATCTGTGTCCATAAAATCATATACTAAAGATATATTTGACAAATGACCaaaaacatctaaaaaaaatgtttaaacaaagaTAACAATACATgctaaattgattatattatattaaattcttcAATCGTATACCAAACAGAGCAATGATATTTTCATGATCAAGTTCAATAAGAAGTTTTATTTCTCTGAGAGCTGTACGATTAACACCATCCTTGGCGTCTTCTACAGTACCAACTTTAATCTAAAGGACAAAACagtcgtttaaaataatatattgtacagctATATCTAATCAAAATTACCTTTTTGACAGCAACAATGTTGTCGGTGACTGAATCCTTAGCTTTATACACCGTGGCAaactaaattgaataaattaagaaatattattattttgattctaaataatataacttattttaagttggtttta
Above is a window of Metopolophium dirhodum isolate CAU chromosome 3, ASM1992520v1, whole genome shotgun sequence DNA encoding:
- the LOC132941660 gene encoding phosducin-like protein, producing MADLESKLLGEKLHYYCSSSDEDEPMLDRDPPKQSKSDWDGTSSNTGPKGVLNDWEQYKRQQSAQRIQREKDVLKQINDMALTCKSEAEELDDQFLAEYRKKRMKEMMAKTQEAPEFGKVFDLLTGDDFLVAVENENPYVTVIVHVYEHNVPTCSIMNSCLKVLCREFQKTKFCKLIGSSAGMSLNFKMCGVPALLAYRAGQLVGNFVRITDELGDDFYAGDVENFLIEHGVLSDKSCIPSIITKENDNDDDI
- the LOC132941659 gene encoding cyclin-dependent kinase 7; the protein is MDSKSKKYEIIEFLGEGQFATVYKAKDSVTDNIVAVKKIKVGTVEDAKDGVNRTALREIKLLIELDHENIIALFDVFGHLSNISLVYDFMDTDLEVIIKDSSIVFTQSHIKAYTIMTLKGLEYLHMNWILHRDLKPNNLLVNKKGILKIADFGLAKRFGSPDRLHTHRVVTRFYRAPELLFGARAYGPAVDIWATGCIVAELLLRVPFLPGESDLDQLTKIFTTLGSPNEETWPGVAKLSDYVVFKKFPAIPLREIFTAAPNELLDVIGGMLNINPLARPTCSEALQMPYFSNRPPPSLGSQLPIPSCIRDSNPEDQDQDAKGQKRKFTDYSEGGTQPKRLVFDNFA